The Setaria italica strain Yugu1 chromosome VIII, Setaria_italica_v2.0, whole genome shotgun sequence genome includes the window TAGACTTTGGTGTTTCGGTTGCTAGGGGCTTAGACAATGGGTAGCGACGGTGAAGGGAGTGGCTCAGGCGACGAGAAAGCCTCCGGGATGACCAGGCAAGaagtggagatggagatggagatgaagTAGTTTGGGCGGAAGCGGAAGGTTGAAGACGATGGACGAAGATTGGATCCGGGTCTTATGGCTCTCATTGGTCAcctgaaaaatgagaaaaaaaaactaggcgCCTGTGATCTAGCAACTCCCTTATTTTCTGCATCTCAGTTTCTTTCTTGTGTTTAcctttctttaattttttgtcGCTTTTCTCGCTTGTTCCGGAACACATCACTTGTCTTAATTTGCACTACCTGAGATGTGCACGCAAATCTTGACTGATTGATGAGGATCTCACATTGCTCATGCATGGGCTTACTTGATGCTTTTTACTAAATTAGTCTATGATGAATTTTCAGGAGCAAACGAACAAAGCTGACATGGAGAGTGCTGGTGTTGTCTTTCATGTGCGGCCTCACCGGGTGGGTTCCCTTAGTCTCTCTcattttctctccctctctctctctatgcaTGGAGTCAAAGTCAGGGATGCATATAGCCGCAATTGCTTACCGAACAACAGACGAACGGGCGGCCCAAAAACAAGGAATGGCACAAAGACACTCAAGACACGCACACGAGCACACAACAAACAACAAAGGACCGGTTTATTTGAGCTTCTACTCAAACACCAAAGTTTGTGGAGTCGGTTTCGATTGACGAACAACAAACTTCTCGTGCAGCTTTCGAAAAGTTAGAAGTTCAGAAAAGCTGAGATTATATGAAAAACTGAAAAGCTCATTTTCTGAGTTATACATAGCCTTCTGATCCAAAAAAACCTAAAAACGTCTCTAAAAGCTATTGTTAgcttttcattaaaaaaaaccaGCGGCTGTTTTTTTCCGAAAAGCTGCAAAAGCTACAACTCAAACAAAcacaaacatcaaacatcaGTTGAATTCTCTGGTGAATTAAGAAAGCCACCTCCATGGGTTTTGCTAGGTTTTGGGAAGGTCTTTTATATCGCTCGTTCCATATGTTTCCatcaaaaataaatatcaaCCCATCAATATCTCTGTATCGActttgatcaaaccatgtcccGACTTTTCTTCATCACTAGTACATGGAATTTGTGGCATGGCTCAAGTTTTGCAGGCCTGAGAGATAATCATTGCCTTCTAaatggtgtttggttccacggactaaagtttagtccctatcacatcgaatgtttagatactaattaggagtattaatcatagactaattataaaaccaattgcacagatggaggctaattcgcaagatgaatctattaagcctaattagtccgtgattcGACAATGtgatgcttaatagattcgtctcgcgaattagcctctatctgtgcaattggttttatagttagcttatgtttagttctcctaattagtatctaaacattcgatgtgatggggagtaaactttagtccatagaatcaaacacccccttactaaAGTTCTCCACACCTGTACTGCAATAGGGCAGCCCTTGGCTCCATTGCACAGGTGCTTGGGCGTTTCTTGCTGCCAAGTGAATGAACTGAAAGCAATTCAACGCATGCTCGCTCTGCTGCACACAGGGGCATGGTGGCGCAGAACCTCTACATCGCCGGCATGAAGCTGACCTCGACCACTTTCGCCTCTGCCACCACCAACCTCCTCCCGGCCGTCACcttcgtcctcgccgtcgccttccGCTACGAGAGGCTCGCTATCGGCAGCCTCTCGGGCCAGGCCAAGGTCGCCGGCACCttcctcggcgtcggcggcgcgatGCTGCTCACCTTCTACAAGGGCCCCGACATCACTCCCTGGCGCAGCCGCgtcaacctcgccgccgcgctcgctcagcgcgccgccgccgccggtgccgccggctcgcaccccccgccgccggcgccggccgcccccaACTTCGCCATGGGCTCGCTGCTCTGCGTCAGCAGCTGCTTCTTCGCCGCGCTCTGGCTCATCATCCAGGCCAAGCTCAGCAAGGAGTACAGGTTCCACTACTCCAGCACAGCGCTCATGTGCGCCATGACCACGCTCCAGTCCGCGGCCTTCGCGCTCTTCTTCGACAGGGACGCCGCGCAATGGCGGCTCGGATTGAACatccgcctcctcgccgtcgtgtACTCGGGCGTTCTGGCGTCGGGCGTGatgctggtggtgctggcgtGGTGCGTGAGGCGGCGGGGCCCGCTGTTCGTGTCCGTCTTCAACCCGCtgatgctgctggtggtggcggtgctgagctcgctgctgctgggcgAGGAGCTGCACCTCGGCACCGCGCTGGGGGCCGTGCTCATCGTCATGGGGCTCTACGCCGTGCTCTGGGGCAAGGGGcacgagccggcggcggccacagAGGCGGCCAAGGTCGCCGACCAGCCAACCGTCGAGGAGGAAGACAAGCGCATCGAGGTGCCCATCGCGGCAAACTCAATCTGACCATCATCAGTCTcgcgaggaggacggcgagaGACCATGTATGAGTCGTGGATCATCCAACAGAACTAAAGATAATTCTTTTTGGAAACCATGCATGTTTAGTGTTTGTAAAGAACATTACGAAAACACGAAAAGGTCTCCATTCTCCAACTCGATCGACCCCGTATCGAGCACTACTTACTTGTCGGCGGCGGTGCTACAAATCAAGAGGGAGGAGGGCTTCTTTCTTCGTTCCCCAAACAATCTCATCTCTAGACTCAAGCGCGCTGTCCCCTGGATCTTGAGGCAACCATGTCGAGCTCGTCGGACACGGCCCAGACCGGGAAGCGcaaggcgccggcggcagcgaccaagaagacgacgacgacgaaggtaACCAAGACGAAGAACAAGGAGGCACGGATGACGTAGGCCCAGATCGACAGCCTGATCCGCTACAAGACCTTTTACTTCCCCGAGGACGCCATCCCCAAGGTGAGCAAGGAGAGGCTGACCCGGACGAACCTCGCTGACAAGGGCAGCCTCCCGGTTCCCTTGGACAAGATGGACGACTACATCGCCAATATATTCAGGCAACTCAGGGCGTTTggttctttgtttatttttaagcaggtgtcacatcgaatatttagatactaattagaagtattaaacgtagactatttacaaaactcattacatagatggaggctaaacggcaagaNNNNNNNNNNNNNNNNNNNNNNNNNNNNNNNNNNNNNNNNNNNNNNNNNNNNNNNNNNNNNNNNNNNNNNNNNNNNNNNNNNNNNNNNNNNNNNNNNNNNTTAGCCtcccacttatgtaatgggttttgtaaatagtctacgtttagtactcctaattagtatctaaacattggatctgacgggtgctaaaaataagcaaatgtaaCTAAACGGGACCTCAATAAGATGGAGACGCGGTTCATGAAACAGAGGGAACGGATCCTGAACGGCTACTACACCAAAGGGTACGCCGTCGAGGAGGTCGCGGCCGCAacgtcgacgccggcgacgcTTGGCCGGAGGAGGTCCCGGCATGGAGTCACCAGGCAGGCTGCTGCGGGGAAAACTAAGAAGCTCGATTGTTAGCTGCTAGCTAGTGGGAGTAAACTTAGTCGTATATCGTAGAGTCTGTTCAGGACCATTAGACCAAACGATTGTTGTGCTCAATCTACCATTGCTACCGTGTTTGTAATCGCGTCATCTTGGCGCCGCCTGTTCTTGTTGATTTGATGTTATTTTTGAGTAATCTCTCTGTTGGCACGGATCGCGCCAAATACTCGTGCAGCGTGCGGAGAGATTCCTTGCAGCGCCTCGCCGGTTTGATGACCGGTTATACTGGTTTTGCTGGAGAGCACGATGAAGAACCAACAAATGCTAGTCCGAGAGGGACCCTGTCACGGTGCGTGCACCTTAAGCTATTCTAGAGTCGGTAGCGTCCTCAGACACCGTAGAGACGAAACAAGAATGGCAAGGTGTGATTGGAAAAGTTAAggcaaagagaaaaagaaaaaaagcaaaaaatagtagatatatttttatttgatcgattggatacaATCAGCCGtagccctttatatttatagagaggggaggtcttgccctaTCAGGATCAAAACCCTTATAAATCccatgtcaaaatacaactcctaacttgGTTTACAcagaccaaaccggtctgaccaatTTGGATTTGGCTTAGGTGCGCAGAACTTCCCGAACCCATAACTCCCTCATTCGATCTCCGAATCCGACGTTCTACATGTGCATTTTTATCGTCAATGATGAACTCCAATTTACAATATGAGCACTTTGGTctaactggtctgaccggtttacTGACGGGTCCTACTAGATCCGTCAATTTTTGTGTCAACACCCTCTCTCTCAGTGCTGAACCTGATTTTTAGGCCACCTGATTGACTGTCACACTTCACCGACTCCGATGGCTTTCCACACAGACCCAAGAATAAAGGCGGTTACATATGGTGGGACTGCAAATTTGTACCAACGAAAGAAAGAAGTCTTTTGTACCAGGTTATGGCTGTTTTTTGCAATTGACTGAGCGTTGGAGCATCTCCCTTACATTTGATATCATGAAAATACCTATGAAACTTGAATGATTTCCATAGAGAGTGACTACACTGCCGCAATTTCTTGGCGATCGTCACAACAGGGTCATAGTCCAAGCCAGCATCACCCGACCGTAGGAGCAAACTGGCAAAGACAATGAGAAACTGCAGGTAAAATAGTAACCTGCTCACTGGGATTATAAAATGCACATAATGAAACAAAATTAGGAAAGCTACTACCTGGACATCGTTTAACTGTGGAGCTTCTCTTCCTAATGTGTTCATTCCATTTTAATTTCTATACAAATCATGTTAGTAATATGCATGTGTAGTACTCTCACTTAAAGTTATAGTGTTTTTCGCACATAATAACACAGCCACACTTGAATGCCATCTTTCTTTCGTTTGCCTAATACAAAGAAGAGTATGGAAAGCTAGTCTGggaatataaataaatatagtACATGTTGCTGGTACCAATAACAATGTCTACTAATAACAAACGTAAATAACACATGAATTGAAATATACAATCTACCAAATATAGACATGATTGAAATATACGCATTTAAATTAATTTTCTAGGAAGTTCTATTCTCATAAATTATATTAATTTTCTAAGTATATGCtgatttatataatttttctaagtatttaaaagCTTCTAAGCTGCATTTTAACTAAATCGAACTTTGANNNNNNNNNNNNNNNNNNNNNNNNNNNNNNNNNNNNNNNNNNNNNNNNNNNNNNNNNNNNNNNNNNNNNNNNNNNNNNNNNNNNNNNNNNNNNNNNNNNNNNNNNNNNNNNNNNNNNNNNNNNNNNNNNNNNNNNNNNNNNNNNNNNNNNNNNNNNNNNNNNNNNNNNNNNNNNNNNNNNNNNNNNNNNNNNNNNNNNNNNNNNNNNNNNNNNNNNNNNNNNNNNNNNNNNNNNNNNNNNNNNNNNNNNNNNNNNNNNNNNNNNNNNNNNNNNNNNNNNNNNNNNNNNNNNNNNNNNNNNNNNNNNNNNNNNNNNNNNNNNNNNNNNNNNNNNNNNNNNNNNNNNNNNNNNNNNNNNNNNNNNNNNNNNNNNNNNNNNNNNNNNNNNNNNNNNNNNNNNNNNNNNNNNNNNNNNNNNNNNNNNNNNNNNNNNNNNNNNNNNNNNNNNN containing:
- the LOC101768637 gene encoding WAT1-related protein At1g09380 yields the protein MVAQNLYIAGMKLTSTTFASATTNLLPAVTFVLAVAFRYERLAIGSLSGQAKVAGTFLGVGGAMLLTFYKGPDITPWRSRVNLAAALAQRAAAAGAAGSHPPPPAPAAPNFAMGSLLCVSSCFFAALWLIIQAKLSKEYRFHYSSTALMCAMTTLQSAAFALFFDRDAAQWRLGLNIRLLAVVYSGVLASGVMLVVLAWCVRRRGPLFVSVFNPLMLLVVAVLSSLLLGEELHLGTALGAVLIVMGLYAVLWGKGHEPAAATEAAKVADQPTVEEEDKRIEVPIAANSI